One window of the Leptotrichia sp. oral taxon 215 str. W9775 genome contains the following:
- a CDS encoding metallophosphoesterase codes for MKGKSWILKMIYVFLGLIALFLVYSHYEYRHIKIRTIEIQSKDIPEEFNGKRILFVADFQYDTMSRYNRKQQKKAIELINAQKKDMVLLGGDYATWEKNIPKFYEDAKDIKIPELGVYAIYGNHEYPGEEETAENMKKLGFNLLVNENRKITINNESIYIAGVTDLWHGNPDAEKALEGIEKEDFVLFLTHNPEYFEDMTEAEKEKTDMILAGHSHAGQITFFGKIIVSAVKNKEKYGYGMKNYGGHKLYITSGIGGAALEMFIRFFAQPEIVIFELKRI; via the coding sequence ATGAAAGGGAAAAGTTGGATTCTTAAAATGATATATGTTTTTTTAGGATTAATTGCATTATTTCTGGTGTATTCGCATTATGAATACAGACATATAAAAATAAGGACAATTGAAATACAGTCAAAAGATATACCGGAAGAATTTAATGGGAAGAGAATATTATTTGTTGCAGATTTTCAATATGATACAATGTCAAGATATAATAGAAAACAGCAGAAAAAGGCGATTGAGCTGATTAATGCACAAAAGAAGGATATGGTACTGCTGGGGGGAGATTATGCAACTTGGGAGAAAAATATTCCTAAGTTTTATGAAGATGCTAAAGATATAAAGATTCCTGAACTTGGAGTATATGCGATTTACGGGAATCATGAATATCCAGGAGAAGAAGAAACAGCTGAAAATATGAAAAAGCTTGGCTTTAATCTTTTAGTAAATGAAAATAGAAAAATAACAATTAACAATGAAAGTATATATATTGCAGGAGTGACAGACTTATGGCATGGAAATCCTGATGCGGAAAAGGCACTTGAAGGTATAGAAAAAGAGGATTTTGTATTGTTTTTAACTCATAATCCTGAATATTTTGAAGATATGACAGAGGCTGAGAAAGAAAAAACTGATATGATTCTGGCAGGACATAGCCATGCCGGTCAGATTACTTTTTTTGGAAAAATTATTGTATCAGCGGTAAAAAATAAAGAGAAATATGGATATGGAATGAAAAATTATGGTGGTCATAAACTATACATTACTTCAGGGATTGGAGGAGCTGCCCTGGAGATGTTTATCAGGTTTTTTGCACAGCCTGAGATTGTAATTTTTGAGTTAAAAAGAATTTAA